The genomic window ATGCCGCGGTAGAGCTGCATGGAGTCGGCGTTGATCACCTCGCCGCCCAGAATCCGGGCCAGGGCGACCCCGAGATCCGACTTCCCGGCCGCGGTGGGGCCGACCACGGCGATCACACGGTTCTTCACCGTGCCAGTCTCCCAAAGATCCGGCGCCGGCCCCGATCGGGCGGGATTCCGGGGCTCCAGGACAGATGGCGCGCATTCACAGCGTCGCGGGTATCGTGGACGCGAAGGGCATTTTGCGATGCTTGGGATGTTTTGCGGCCTCGTCGTCGTAGAACGGCGAAGGCCGCCGCCCTGATCGCGTCATCTTCGAGGGAAGGTGCCAGATGAGCTTCATGGACACGCTCAAGGACAAGCTCGGTATGGCGAAGGGCAAGGCCGGCGACATGGCCGAGCAGCACCCGGAGAAGGTCGACTCCGGAATCGACAGGGCGGCGAATACGGCCGACTCGAAGACCGGCGGCAAGCACACCGACAAGATCGACACCGGCGCGGACAAGGCCAGGGACGCCATGGGCAACCGTGGTGACCAGGGCGGCCGGGACTCCGGCGGCTCCGTCTGACGCCCACCTCCCGCTGAAAGCCGCCGCGGCCCGAGGCCGGCGGCGGCGTGGCGCACGATGCCGGACGGCCGCGGAATTCCACCTTCCGCGGCCTGTCCACGCGCACGCACCCTGGTCTGCGCGGGCCGCCGTTACGTCCAGCCGGCCACGAAGTACCCGACCCCGTAGGGCGCCGCCTCGTACAGCAGTTGACCGCCGAGGCCCGCGCCCTCCGCCGCACCCGCAAGCACTTGCCAGGGCGCCCGGCCGACGGCGCTCAGTTCCTGTGCCAGTCCCGGTTCGAGCCCGGCCAGCGCCGCGGTGTCGGCGGCGGCGAGCGCGGCCGCGACGGCCGAGTCGAAGCCCTCGGCCCGCTCGTCCAGATAGCCCGGCGCCTTGACCGTGCGGCAGGCGCTGCCGTCGCCCATGACCAGCAGGGCGATCCGCTCCGCGGACTGGGCGACGTCCCGCCCGGCGTCGGCGCAGCGGTCGGGTGTGAGGTGCTCCGCCACTCCCAGGCCCTCGACGGAGCTCGCGTTCCAGCCGTCGAGCAGCCACGCGGCCACCGCGAGCGAGGGCGGCAGGGCAGCCGCGTCATCGGCCGGGGCGCGGTCGTCGGTCGCCCGCGCCGTACCGAGGCGTACGTCCATTGCGACGCCGAACGGGCGGAAGGAGCCGCGGGCACCCGCCGGAAAGGCGCCGTGGGTCGCCGCGTCCGCCGGGCCGACCGCCACCAGCAGGTCGGGGCGGGCCGCGGCCAGCAGCCCGACGGCGTCCGCGCAGGCGTCCCGCAGCGCGTCCAGCTCGGGAGCAGCTCCGGCCGCCACCGCGGGCACCAGCAGCGGCGGGCAGGGGCAGACAGCGGCAGCGACCAGCATGATCGTCACCCTACCGCCGGTTTTCGGCGGCGACCCGCGGTCCGCCGACTGGCCGGCGCTCCGTGGATCCCGCAACCACCGGCAAGCGGCAGCGCTCAGTCGATCGCGCAACCGCCGGCGGCGGCCATCGGACCCACCGGCGCCGGGGCCGGGGCCCCGATCGTCGGCAGCCCGAGCATCACACCCGCCGGCTGCGTCGACGGTGCCGCCGTGCGCCGCTCCCAGGCGTCGCCGGC from Streptomyces sp. NBC_01198 includes these protein-coding regions:
- a CDS encoding antitoxin, giving the protein MSFMDTLKDKLGMAKGKAGDMAEQHPEKVDSGIDRAANTADSKTGGKHTDKIDTGADKARDAMGNRGDQGGRDSGGSV